A portion of the Salmo trutta chromosome 1, fSalTru1.1, whole genome shotgun sequence genome contains these proteins:
- the LOC115203362 gene encoding orexin-like: MCFNTKHLTTAPGMDTACSTTKKLKVLILLLLVSHLACDAQEVANCCRQKSHFCRLYVLLCRSGNGTGTRGPLTDDAAAGILTLGKRKETDERRFQSRLSQLLHGSRNQAAGILTMGKRTEDTAEPLMRLFPILETAPTTTAQLVLQLPFK; encoded by the exons ATGTGTTTCAACACAAAGCACCTTACTACAGCACCAGGGATGGACACAGCATGCTCAACCACCAAG AAACTCAAGGTTCTCATCTTGTTGCTACTCGTCTCTCATCTGGCCTGTGACGCTCAGGAGGTTGCCAACTGTTGCAGACAGAAATCCCACTTCTGCCGTCTTTACGTCCTGCTCTGTCGCTCAGGTAACGGGACGGGGACAAGGGGACCCCTCACTGATGACGCAGCCGCTGGAATCCTCACACTCGGTAAACGGAAAGAAACCGATGAACGTCGCTTCCAGAGCCGGTTGAGTCAGCTACTCCACGGGTCACGGAACCAAGCGGCGGGAATCTTAACAATGGGGAAGAGGACCGAAGACACAGCAGAACCGCTCATGCGCTTGTTTCCCATTTTAGAGACGGCCCCCACTACCACGGCCCAGTTGGTTTTACAACTACCATTCAAGTGA